From Micromonospora echinospora:
GCGGCTGGACGCGAACTTCTTCGGCACCTCGATGAACAACATCGGGTCGCGCGACGCCAACGGCGGCGCGTACCACGCGATCGTCGGCACGTTGCAGCAGGTCGGCATCGCCACAGTGATCACGGTGCCGCTCGGCGTGCTCTGCGCGATCTACATCGTCGAGTACGGCCGGGGCCGGTTCGCGTTCACCATCCGCTTCTTCGTGGACGTGATGACAGGCATCCCGTCGATCGTCACCGGCCTGTTCGTGCTGGCCTTCTGGGTGCTGATCGTCTCGCCGTGGTTCAACGACGGGCGGCCGGGCTTCTCCGGCTTCGCCGCCGCGCTGGCGCTGAGCGTGCTGATGCTGCCCACTGTGGTCCGCTCCACCGAGGAGATGCTCCGCCTGGTGCCCGCGCCGCTGCGCGAGGGCGCGTACGCCCTGGGCGTACCGAAGTGGAAGACGATCCTGCGGGTCGTGCTGCCGACCGCGCTGCCCGGCATCGTCACCGGCATCATGCTCGCCATCGCGCGGGCCGCCGGTGAGACCGCGCCGGTGCTGCTGGTCGCCGGCGGCGGCGCGGCGATCAACTTCAACCCGTTCGAGAACAACCAGTCGTCGCTGGCCCTTTTCGTCTACCAGCAGGCCGGTGAGGCGTCGAGGTACTCGCCGGCACGGGCGTGGACCGCGGCGCTGACCCTGGTCGCCCTCGTCCTCGTCCTCACCGTGGCGGCGAAGCTGCTGTCCCGCC
This genomic window contains:
- the pstA gene encoding phosphate ABC transporter permease PstA, with the translated sequence MTTTLTPRRPRPPAQPATLRAKRLPAYAAPAIAVAALLLAAAIVYGGGIGGPVLVVVVGALLYLAGLFAAANAVEGRRSARNRTWSALIHSAFVLAVLPLASVVWTLVSKGSERLDANFFGTSMNNIGSRDANGGAYHAIVGTLQQVGIATVITVPLGVLCAIYIVEYGRGRFAFTIRFFVDVMTGIPSIVTGLFVLAFWVLIVSPWFNDGRPGFSGFAAALALSVLMLPTVVRSTEEMLRLVPAPLREGAYALGVPKWKTILRVVLPTALPGIVTGIMLAIARAAGETAPVLLVAGGGAAINFNPFENNQSSLALFVYQQAGEASRYSPARAWTAALTLVALVLVLTVAAKLLSRRNRLGR